A genomic stretch from Deltaproteobacteria bacterium includes:
- a CDS encoding ArsA family ATPase → MKNILTEKNLILVCGSGGVGKTTMAAALALKGAALGLKTIVLTIDPAKRLATSLGLGELSGEAKSINGKKLSSIFGAPDIHCDAMMLDTKRTFDQLVAKYAPNKEVETKILNNKIYRHLSDMIAGSQEYMAMEKLFELATEGKYDLIVIDTPPTTHAIDFLEAPQKMIDAIGHSMIHLLLKPAMLAGKSGLKFFEKGSRMILKIFDRITGFAFLQDISEMLISFQELLGGFQGRAEEVKKILIQPETSFVLGAACEEKSVREAQFFSERLSALGLPLAGVILNRVHPLYRIKPDEKNEKQKDLASRIGVKLAGKMIQCLDQFEPIARRDEAYRKELKKGLTEEQFLTTIPLFESDIHSLEGLYSLTEYF, encoded by the coding sequence ATGAAAAATATCCTCACCGAAAAAAATCTCATCCTTGTCTGCGGAAGCGGCGGCGTCGGCAAAACCACAATGGCCGCGGCATTGGCTCTGAAAGGGGCCGCCCTTGGCTTAAAGACCATCGTTCTGACAATCGACCCGGCCAAACGGTTGGCCACCTCACTCGGCCTTGGTGAGCTTTCGGGAGAGGCAAAGAGCATCAACGGAAAAAAACTCTCCTCCATTTTCGGCGCGCCGGATATCCACTGTGACGCGATGATGCTCGACACCAAGCGAACCTTTGACCAGTTGGTGGCCAAATACGCCCCGAATAAGGAGGTTGAAACAAAGATCCTCAACAACAAAATTTACCGCCATCTCTCGGACATGATCGCCGGATCGCAGGAATACATGGCGATGGAAAAACTCTTTGAACTGGCCACGGAGGGCAAATATGATCTCATCGTCATCGACACGCCGCCGACAACCCATGCCATCGACTTTCTGGAGGCGCCCCAAAAGATGATCGACGCCATCGGCCACAGCATGATTCATCTCTTGTTGAAACCGGCGATGCTTGCGGGCAAATCGGGACTGAAATTTTTCGAGAAAGGATCGCGGATGATCCTGAAAATCTTCGACCGGATCACCGGATTTGCCTTTTTGCAGGATATTTCGGAAATGTTGATCTCATTTCAGGAATTGCTGGGGGGGTTCCAGGGACGGGCCGAGGAGGTGAAGAAAATTCTGATACAGCCGGAGACCTCTTTTGTTCTGGGTGCCGCCTGTGAGGAAAAATCGGTCCGCGAGGCCCAGTTTTTTTCGGAGCGTTTGAGCGCCCTGGGATTGCCGCTGGCCGGAGTCATTCTGAACCGGGTCCACCCCCTTTATCGAATCAAACCGGATGAGAAAAACGAAAAACAAAAAGACCTCGCCTCACGGATCGGGGTCAAATTGGCCGGTAAAATGATCCAATGTCTTGACCAGTTCGAGCCGATTGCCCGGCGGGACGAGGCTTACCGGAAGGAATTAAAAAAGGGGCTGACGGAGGAACAATTTTTGACGACCATCCCGCTTTTTGAATCGGACATTCACAGCCTGGAAGGGCTTTATTCGTTGACGGAGTATTTTTAA
- a CDS encoding alkaline phosphatase family protein, whose protein sequence is MLKCCFLFFPLLFVIACATNRAVELYPLKRAKEPIADRYVFMIVIDGPRVDDMEKLVEEGKLPTIRKTFFENGARFKNSTSVFPSSSSSGHQSIMTGLFPGRNGVPALSWVDRANKKVVEYLRAAGLKRLNTSLFNFRRLFNPNAEFSDTPHMLYTALDGHPTFNSFEQASFGATRFQPKFLLPYGWQYAVARDYEYTDVKAAEKTVRFLSEARLENFPRVTATAFYTVDMLLHEEEPVSERIVNAYRHIDVFLRELKGLLAKKGVLDKSVFILTGDHGFHVTEEKQVSLRDLLQKEGMNAKDSPSFGAADVIVTGRAISSNTLYLKLDKEWEREAFLEDWEATPSKSHPGKNIVEGLIDHPGIEWIIGRRKDSSVEARTKSGRARIYHTRINGEDFYQYEVPAGFVDPFSHNSPHPPYVSPVLRQKEGRFFEGNGHPDAIVLASSLFDDGRAEGIYVALDPGWNIRRKKRGNHGSLDSEDIRVPLWFSGSGIRPGKYVFGRTVDIYPTVISLFGLSFDARDTDGRVLTEILESPPGAITRASSASFTLAGIELELLRKGHVSGGRAGSLALEAKNELQRRLIVEENIQKWEGRLRTDYGDALDKSSPKGIKARQILRSLRHAKELATESRERMEKICH, encoded by the coding sequence ATGTTAAAATGCTGTTTCCTGTTTTTCCCGCTTTTGTTCGTTATCGCCTGCGCCACAAACCGCGCCGTTGAACTCTATCCGCTCAAAAGGGCGAAAGAGCCGATCGCCGACCGCTATGTCTTCATGATCGTCATCGACGGCCCGCGGGTGGATGACATGGAAAAACTGGTGGAAGAAGGGAAACTGCCGACAATTCGCAAAACCTTTTTCGAAAACGGCGCGCGGTTTAAAAACTCAACTTCCGTTTTTCCCAGCTCGTCGTCGTCGGGGCATCAGTCCATCATGACGGGGCTCTTTCCGGGGAGAAACGGCGTCCCGGCGTTGAGCTGGGTCGATCGCGCCAACAAAAAAGTGGTGGAGTACTTGAGGGCCGCCGGCTTAAAGCGCCTCAACACCTCCCTCTTCAACTTCCGCCGCCTCTTCAACCCGAATGCGGAATTTTCCGACACACCGCATATGCTCTATACCGCCCTCGACGGCCACCCCACCTTCAACAGTTTTGAGCAGGCCTCTTTCGGGGCAACACGGTTCCAGCCGAAATTCCTCCTCCCCTACGGCTGGCAGTACGCCGTCGCCCGCGACTACGAATATACCGACGTCAAGGCGGCCGAAAAAACGGTGCGGTTTCTCTCGGAAGCCCGCCTGGAAAACTTCCCCCGCGTGACCGCCACCGCTTTTTACACCGTCGACATGCTTTTGCATGAGGAAGAGCCGGTCTCCGAGCGCATCGTCAATGCCTACCGGCATATCGATGTCTTCTTAAGGGAGTTGAAGGGATTGCTGGCCAAAAAAGGGGTTTTGGACAAATCGGTCTTCATTTTGACCGGCGATCACGGTTTTCATGTGACGGAAGAAAAGCAGGTCAGTCTGCGGGATCTTTTGCAAAAGGAAGGGATGAACGCAAAGGACTCCCCCTCTTTCGGCGCGGCCGATGTGATTGTGACCGGCCGGGCCATCTCTTCCAACACCCTCTATCTGAAGCTCGACAAAGAGTGGGAGCGGGAGGCGTTTCTTGAAGACTGGGAGGCCACTCCTTCAAAGAGCCATCCCGGAAAAAATATTGTCGAGGGGTTGATCGATCATCCCGGCATCGAATGGATTATCGGCCGGCGCAAAGACAGCTCCGTGGAGGCCCGGACAAAAAGCGGCAGGGCGCGGATTTATCACACGCGGATCAACGGTGAGGATTTTTATCAATACGAAGTCCCCGCCGGTTTTGTGGATCCCTTTAGCCATAACTCCCCCCATCCCCCTTACGTTTCGCCGGTTCTGCGGCAAAAAGAGGGAAGGTTTTTCGAAGGGAACGGCCATCCGGACGCCATTGTCCTTGCCTCATCCCTTTTTGACGACGGCCGGGCCGAAGGGATTTATGTGGCGCTTGATCCCGGTTGGAACATCCGGCGAAAAAAACGGGGGAACCACGGCTCCCTCGACAGCGAGGACATCCGCGTCCCCCTGTGGTTTTCGGGAAGCGGAATCAGGCCGGGGAAATACGTATTCGGCCGAACCGTGGACATCTACCCCACGGTGATCTCTCTTTTTGGCCTTTCGTTTGATGCGCGGGACACCGACGGCCGGGTTTTGACTGAAATTCTTGAATCTCCTCCGGGAGCCATAACCCGTGCCTCTTCCGCCTCTTTCACCCTTGCGGGGATTGAACTGGAACTCTTAAGAAAGGGCCATGTTTCGGGCGGTCGAGCGGGTTCTTTGGCCCTTGAGGCCAAAAACGAATTGCAAAGGCGATTGATCGTTGAAGAGAACATTCAAAAATGGGAGGGCCGGCTCCGCACCGACTACGGCGATGCCCTCGACAAATCGTCCCCGAAAGGGATCAAGGCGCGCCAGATTTTAAGGAGTCTTCGGCACGCAAAAGAGTTGGCGACAGAGTCGCGCGAGAGAATGGAAAAAATATGTCATTGA
- a CDS encoding helix-turn-helix domain-containing protein codes for MDVQNDAVYKPEEIARLLKVTGGTIRNLIKKGSLFAYQVGDQYRIPRYALEQWLSPFRGVDWESIGFGLWKKDRPTKNPVRYVEALRKAKYASVKDYLSDLDATS; via the coding sequence ATGGATGTGCAAAACGACGCGGTTTACAAACCGGAGGAGATCGCCCGGCTCCTGAAGGTAACGGGGGGGACAATCCGCAATCTGATCAAAAAGGGGTCCCTTTTTGCCTATCAGGTGGGCGACCAGTACCGCATTCCCCGTTACGCCCTCGAGCAGTGGCTTTCCCCCTTTCGGGGGGTGGACTGGGAATCGATCGGCTTCGGCCTCTGGAAGAAGGACCGTCCCACGAAAAATCCGGTTCGTTACGTGGAGGCCTTAAGAAAGGCAAAGTACGCAAGCGTTAAAGACTACCTGTCGGATCTTGATGCAACTTCTTAA
- a CDS encoding ArsA family ATPase, with protein MTLSELLNKRLILLSGKGGVGKTTVSVLLALLASRLKKKVLVIEMNSTERVAPFFGLKTIGHREIPLAPYITGINLSPRDCFEEYVLMQIRFKAIYDAFFNNRFVGYFLNAVPGLNELLMIGKIFYLEKQKDKRTAEPLYDIIIVDGPATGHGISTFEVPRIARDAIKVGPLRTQSDRILSLLKDPARTAFSVVTLAEEMPVVEAGELLTMVREKLNLPVGPIFINAVHQTDITEEEARILAGKAPEKDDPLYPWFAYASLSYQRARLNAEYREMLMEKNKSLECIAIPFQYGETTSAKGLEPIVELLAIK; from the coding sequence ATGACCCTCTCCGAACTTTTAAACAAGCGCCTTATCCTCCTTTCGGGAAAGGGAGGGGTGGGCAAAACCACCGTCTCCGTCCTTCTGGCCCTTTTGGCCTCCCGGCTCAAAAAAAAGGTCCTCGTTATCGAGATGAACTCCACCGAACGGGTCGCCCCTTTTTTTGGCCTTAAAACAATCGGCCACCGCGAGATTCCGCTGGCCCCCTACATCACCGGCATCAACTTAAGCCCCCGCGACTGTTTTGAAGAGTACGTTTTGATGCAGATCCGGTTCAAGGCCATCTACGACGCCTTTTTCAACAACCGTTTTGTCGGCTATTTTTTGAACGCCGTTCCTGGGTTGAACGAATTGTTGATGATCGGCAAAATTTTCTACCTGGAAAAACAAAAAGACAAACGGACGGCCGAGCCGCTCTACGACATCATTATTGTCGACGGCCCCGCCACCGGACACGGAATCTCCACCTTCGAGGTGCCGCGAATCGCGCGGGATGCCATCAAGGTGGGGCCTCTCCGCACGCAGTCCGACCGTATCTTAAGCCTTTTAAAAGATCCGGCGAGGACGGCCTTTTCGGTTGTGACGCTGGCCGAGGAGATGCCGGTGGTGGAGGCGGGAGAGTTGTTAACCATGGTCCGCGAAAAGCTCAATCTTCCTGTCGGACCGATCTTCATCAATGCCGTGCATCAGACGGACATAACCGAAGAAGAGGCCCGGATACTTGCCGGCAAAGCGCCTGAAAAAGACGATCCCCTTTATCCCTGGTTTGCCTATGCCTCGCTTTCATACCAGAGGGCGCGGTTAAACGCCGAATACCGGGAAATGTTGATGGAAAAAAACAAAAGTTTGGAGTGCATCGCCATTCCGTTTCAGTATGGAGAGACGACCTCGGCCAAGGGTCTTGAACCGATTGTGGAATTGTTGGCAATAAAATGA
- a CDS encoding dihydrofolate reductase, giving the protein MTLSIIVAMSQNGVIGKDNKIPWHLSEDLKRFKQLTMGHPIVMGRKTCQSIGKPLPGRENIVITRDPKFLSEGVRVVHSLDEAIKGQKPDEEIFVIGGAEIYRLALPPAEKIYLTLVERKFGGDTYFPEPEFENRFEKIEETNVLLSEKNGLPYRFVAFRRKFKS; this is encoded by the coding sequence ATGACCCTCTCCATCATCGTCGCCATGAGCCAAAATGGAGTGATCGGAAAGGACAATAAAATTCCCTGGCACTTGTCCGAAGACCTCAAGCGCTTTAAACAACTCACCATGGGCCACCCGATTGTCATGGGACGAAAGACCTGTCAGTCGATCGGTAAACCGCTCCCGGGACGGGAAAATATTGTCATCACCCGGGATCCAAAGTTTCTCTCCGAAGGAGTCCGTGTGGTGCATAGTCTGGACGAAGCGATCAAGGGGCAAAAACCCGACGAAGAAATTTTTGTCATCGGTGGCGCAGAAATTTACCGGCTGGCCCTCCCGCCGGCTGAAAAAATTTATTTGACCCTTGTTGAAAGGAAATTCGGGGGTGACACCTATTTTCCAGAACCGGAATTTGAAAATCGGTTTGAGAAAATTGAGGAAACGAATGTCCTGCTTTCGGAAAAAAATGGTTTGCCTTACCGGTTTGTCGCCTTCAGGCGAAAATTCAAGTCATGA
- a CDS encoding type II toxin-antitoxin system VapC family toxin, translating to MNLLLDTDVLIYFLRGDPRIKSLLLLNHSFYYSYITKKELLKKPGLSTAEAEAIMRLLNRLRQVSIDGRIASLAGELLKKHRHRGLKIPDALIAASSIAKNLTLVTFNRKHFRFIPGLLLFSMETLGGTG from the coding sequence GTGAACCTGCTTCTCGACACCGACGTCCTTATTTACTTTTTACGAGGCGACCCGCGGATCAAGTCGCTTTTGCTCTTGAACCATTCCTTCTACTACTCCTACATCACAAAAAAGGAACTGCTCAAGAAGCCGGGGTTGAGTACTGCCGAGGCGGAGGCGATCATGCGTCTTCTCAACCGTCTCCGGCAGGTCTCCATTGATGGAAGGATAGCATCTCTGGCGGGGGAACTGCTGAAAAAACACCGCCACCGGGGTTTAAAAATTCCCGACGCTCTTATTGCGGCGAGTTCCATCGCCAAAAACCTGACCCTCGTGACCTTTAACCGGAAACATTTTCGTTTTATCCCCGGCCTTTTGCTTTTTTCCATGGAGACTTTGGGCGGAACAGGGTAA
- a CDS encoding thymidylate synthase, whose amino-acid sequence MQAYLQLLKDVLENGEKRDDRTGTGTLSIFGYQCKFDLREGFPLLTTKKLHLLSIIYELLWFLKGETNVKFLRENKVTIWDEWADKNGELGPVYGYQWRNWGKKDINQGVIPAEEPGSRPLEQNLDSRLRRNDMQKGIDQISQVVESIKKDPKSRRHIVSAWNVSDIEKMKLPPCHLLFQFYVHEDKRLSCQLYQRSADIFLGVPFNMASYALLLMMMAQVTGLKPGYFVHTFGDTHLYLNHVEQAKLQISREPRSLPTMKINPGVKSIFEFKYEDFILENYNPHPAIKADISV is encoded by the coding sequence ATGCAGGCCTACTTACAGCTCCTTAAAGATGTTCTCGAAAACGGCGAAAAAAGGGACGATCGTACCGGAACCGGCACCTTGAGCATTTTCGGCTATCAATGCAAATTTGATTTACGCGAAGGGTTCCCCCTCCTCACCACCAAAAAACTCCATCTCCTCTCCATTATCTATGAGCTCCTCTGGTTCCTCAAAGGAGAAACAAACGTCAAATTTCTCCGCGAAAACAAGGTGACCATCTGGGACGAGTGGGCGGACAAAAACGGCGAGTTGGGGCCGGTCTACGGGTATCAGTGGCGAAACTGGGGAAAAAAGGATATTAACCAGGGTGTCATCCCGGCCGAAGAGCCGGGATCCAGACCTCTTGAACAAAACCTGGATTCCCGCCTTCGCAGGAATGACATGCAAAAGGGTATTGATCAAATCTCTCAAGTTGTCGAATCCATCAAAAAAGATCCCAAGTCGCGACGGCATATCGTGAGCGCGTGGAATGTTTCGGACATCGAAAAGATGAAACTCCCTCCCTGTCACCTCCTCTTCCAATTTTACGTCCATGAGGACAAAAGACTCTCGTGTCAGCTCTATCAGCGGAGTGCGGATATTTTTCTTGGAGTGCCATTCAACATGGCAAGCTACGCGCTACTTCTGATGATGATGGCGCAGGTGACCGGATTGAAGCCGGGATATTTCGTCCATACCTTCGGCGACACCCATTTGTATCTCAATCACGTCGAGCAGGCCAAACTTCAAATCTCCCGCGAACCGCGGTCCTTGCCGACGATGAAAATCAATCCCGGTGTGAAGTCGATTTTTGAATTTAAATACGAGGATTTTATTCTGGAGAATTACAACCCGCATCCCGCAATTAAAGCGGATATTTCCGTATGA